Proteins encoded together in one Orbaceae bacterium lpD01 window:
- the fabD gene encoding ACP S-malonyltransferase — MTKFAMVFPGQGSQSVGMLAALADKYPVVTATFAEASAALGYDLWTLVQNGPAEELNKTWQTQPALLAASVAIYRVWQAENGSQPVVIAGHSLGEYSALVCAGVIDFQTAIKLVELRGQLMQQAVPEGTGAMSAIIGLENDAIVKACQEAAEGQVVAPVNFNSPGQVVIAGNKEAVERAGALCKAAGAKRVLPLPVSVPSHCALMKPAADKLAQALADIEFHAPQVPVINNVNVMAETDVNAIKTALIEQLYSPVRWTEIVEKMSQQGVDYLLEVGPGKVLTGLTKRIVDTLNAGAVNDPDSLALALESTK; from the coding sequence AGCGACATTTGCTGAGGCTTCAGCTGCACTGGGTTATGATTTATGGACATTAGTCCAAAATGGTCCAGCAGAAGAACTCAATAAAACCTGGCAGACACAGCCCGCTTTATTAGCGGCTTCTGTGGCAATTTATCGCGTATGGCAAGCAGAGAATGGTTCTCAGCCAGTCGTGATAGCGGGTCACAGTTTAGGTGAGTACTCTGCATTAGTTTGTGCGGGTGTGATTGATTTTCAAACAGCTATTAAACTGGTTGAGCTACGTGGTCAATTGATGCAGCAAGCCGTTCCAGAAGGGACTGGTGCAATGTCTGCGATTATTGGTTTAGAAAATGACGCGATTGTTAAAGCCTGCCAAGAGGCTGCTGAAGGTCAGGTTGTTGCGCCAGTGAATTTTAATTCACCTGGTCAAGTTGTTATCGCGGGTAATAAGGAAGCGGTTGAGCGCGCGGGTGCGTTATGTAAAGCGGCCGGTGCCAAACGTGTATTACCGTTACCAGTGAGTGTGCCTTCTCATTGTGCATTAATGAAACCTGCTGCGGATAAGTTAGCGCAGGCATTGGCGGATATTGAATTCCACGCGCCACAAGTACCGGTTATCAATAATGTGAATGTGATGGCCGAAACTGATGTGAATGCGATTAAAACCGCGTTGATTGAGCAGCTTTATAGTCCAGTTCGGTGGACTGAAATTGTTGAAAAAATGTCGCAACAAGGTGTCGACTATTTATTAGAAGTTGGACCAGGAAAAGTACTGACTGGTTTAACTAAACGTATTGTTGATACATTAAATGCTGGCGCGGTCAATGATCCTGATTCATTAGCACTAGCACTTGAAAGTACAAAATAG
- the fabG gene encoding 3-oxoacyl-ACP reductase FabG has product MNLTGKIALVTGASRGIGRAIAEKLTASGATVIGTATTENGALAISQYLGEQGKGLVLNVTDAQSIEDVLAVIKAEFGDIDILVNNAGITRDNLLMRMKDDEWQDIIDTNLTSVFHLSKALMRTMMKKRYGRIVTIGSVVGTMGNAGQANYAAAKAGLIGFSKSLAREIASRGITVNVVAPGFIATDMTDALTEEQKAMTLAQIPANRLGDPKDIANAVAFLVSDEAGYITGETLHVNGGMYMV; this is encoded by the coding sequence ATGAACCTAACCGGAAAAATTGCTTTAGTGACGGGCGCCAGTCGAGGTATTGGTCGTGCGATTGCTGAAAAATTGACAGCGAGCGGTGCCACTGTCATTGGCACCGCAACGACTGAAAATGGCGCGCTAGCTATTAGCCAGTACTTAGGTGAACAAGGTAAAGGACTCGTGCTCAATGTCACTGATGCACAGTCGATTGAAGATGTCTTGGCTGTAATCAAAGCAGAATTTGGTGATATTGATATCTTAGTTAACAATGCTGGTATTACCCGTGATAATCTCTTAATGCGCATGAAAGATGATGAGTGGCAGGATATTATTGATACCAATTTAACTTCAGTGTTCCATTTATCGAAAGCGTTAATGCGCACGATGATGAAAAAACGTTATGGCCGCATTGTGACTATTGGCTCTGTTGTGGGGACAATGGGGAATGCTGGACAAGCAAACTACGCTGCGGCAAAAGCGGGTTTAATTGGTTTTAGTAAATCACTCGCTAGAGAGATCGCATCACGGGGTATTACGGTGAATGTGGTTGCGCCTGGTTTTATCGCAACGGATATGACTGATGCGTTGACTGAAGAACAAAAAGCGATGACCTTAGCGCAAATTCCAGCGAATCGTTTAGGCGATCCTAAAGATATTGCCAATGCAGTTGCTTTTTTAGTCTCAGATGAGGCGGGTTACATTACTGGTGAAACTTTACATGTCAATGGCGGTATGTATATGGTCTAA
- the acpP gene encoding acyl carrier protein gives MSTIEERVKKIIVEQLGVKEDEVKNESSFVEDLGADSLDTVELVMALEEEFDTEIPDEEAEKITTVQAAIDYVSANQ, from the coding sequence ATGAGCACTATTGAAGAGCGCGTTAAGAAAATTATTGTTGAGCAATTAGGCGTTAAAGAAGACGAAGTTAAAAACGAATCTTCTTTTGTTGAAGATTTAGGCGCTGATTCTCTTGATACAGTAGAATTAGTGATGGCTTTAGAAGAAGAATTTGATACTGAAATTCCTGACGAAGAAGCTGAAAAAATTACAACTGTACAAGCTGCAATTGATTACGTTTCAGCTAATCAATAA
- the fabF gene encoding beta-ketoacyl-ACP synthase II — MSKRRVVVTGMGLLSPVGNTVESTWQSLLAGQSGIELITHFDTAPFATKFAGLVKDFNSEDYNISRKDARKMDYFIQYGIAAGIQAMKNSGLEVTPENETRIGTAIGSGIGGLGLIEENHSALIHGGPRKISPFFVPSTIVNMISGHLSILYGLRGPSITIATACSSGVHNIGHAARIIAYGDADVMLAGGGEKASTPLGIGGFGAARALSTRNEDPKAASRPWDKDRDGFVLGDGAGIMVLEEYEHAKKRGAKIYAELVGFGMSGDAYHMTSPPENGAGAALAMENAIRDAGITPSQVGYVNAHGTSTPAGDKAETQAVKSVFKEDARKVMVSSTKSMMGHLLGAAGAVESIFTVMALHDQAIPPTINLDNPDEGCDLDYVPHTARQVKNMEYALCNSFGFGGTNGSVLFKKI; from the coding sequence GTGTCTAAACGCAGAGTTGTCGTAACTGGAATGGGTCTACTATCTCCTGTTGGTAATACCGTTGAGTCTACCTGGCAGTCACTTTTAGCCGGACAGAGTGGTATCGAACTCATTACCCATTTTGATACAGCCCCTTTTGCAACTAAATTCGCTGGTTTAGTGAAAGATTTTAACAGCGAAGATTATAATATTTCTCGTAAAGATGCGCGCAAAATGGATTATTTTATCCAATATGGTATCGCAGCGGGAATTCAAGCCATGAAAAATTCAGGCTTGGAAGTAACCCCAGAAAATGAAACCCGTATCGGTACGGCGATTGGTTCCGGTATTGGTGGTTTAGGTCTGATTGAAGAGAATCATAGTGCACTCATTCATGGTGGCCCACGAAAAATTAGTCCATTTTTTGTGCCTTCAACGATTGTTAATATGATTTCTGGTCATCTTTCTATTCTTTATGGATTGCGTGGTCCAAGTATTACGATTGCCACCGCTTGTTCATCAGGTGTACATAATATTGGACATGCCGCGCGTATCATTGCTTATGGCGATGCCGATGTTATGTTAGCCGGTGGTGGTGAGAAAGCCAGTACGCCACTGGGCATTGGTGGTTTTGGTGCTGCACGTGCCTTATCAACACGTAATGAAGATCCTAAAGCTGCTAGCCGTCCGTGGGATAAAGACCGTGATGGTTTTGTGTTGGGCGATGGTGCTGGTATTATGGTACTTGAAGAGTATGAGCATGCTAAAAAGCGCGGTGCTAAAATCTATGCTGAATTAGTCGGTTTTGGTATGAGCGGTGACGCCTATCATATGACTTCGCCTCCAGAAAACGGTGCCGGTGCTGCATTGGCGATGGAGAATGCGATTCGTGATGCAGGTATCACGCCATCTCAAGTTGGCTATGTGAATGCACACGGCACTTCAACGCCAGCGGGCGATAAAGCGGAAACTCAAGCGGTTAAATCTGTGTTTAAAGAGGATGCGCGCAAAGTGATGGTCAGCTCAACGAAGTCGATGATGGGCCATCTGCTCGGTGCCGCAGGTGCTGTTGAATCGATCTTTACGGTGATGGCGCTGCATGATCAAGCGATTCCACCGACAATCAATCTGGATAATCCTGATGAAGGATGTGATCTGGATTATGTACCACATACGGCCCGTCAGGTGAAAAACATGGAATATGCGCTATGTAATTCATTTGGTTTTGGCGGAACCAACGGTTCGGTGTTATTCAAAAAAATCTAA
- the recC gene encoding exodeoxyribonuclease V subunit gamma, whose translation MLTVYHSNQLELLKLLAAELIKRQPLPSVFTPEIMLVQSNGMAQWLQIQLAEALDVTANIDFIFPSHFIWQMYNLVLPDVPDQNYFEKDIMSWKLMQLLPEVIDLPEFSLLAQYLSQDNHDRKYYQLAIRIADLYDQYLVYRPDWIVQWESGKLNDESDQNEIWQAALWRKLIMQTRQLGQPLAHRANIYQRFIETLAQDTLPESILRQLPKRLFIFGITSLPPVYLASLYALGQHIDVHLMFTNPCRWYWGDIPDERWLNKLLQTQWQHYQSKLKRGLFKQHEAQFDFFMPTTQSNPLLASWGKLGRDNLFLLQDYPNKQDIEAFVDLGNDTLLSALQQHILDLDDKAIVGYDEKSYASSRTKQLVSKADFSISFHACHSELREVEVLYDYLLSIVEQDKTLSMRDIVVMVADIERYAPYINAVFGNAPKSRYLPFTISDRKIRYIDPAIQAFFTLLSLPQSRFTSDVIFDLLEVPALAAKFQINESQLKQLRGWCIDAGIRWGLDDEMVSDLGLPSSGQHTWHFGLTRMLLGYAMNSHLGDWQDIVPFDNTSGLAAELVGKLAEFLFFLVKWRRLLTEKQTLSEWRLFCYQLQDDLFLRTEESEPLLLLIEQAWQTLIDKGIEAGYDKPLAITVLHDALQAQLEQTRIEQRFLAGKINFCTMLPMRSIPFKVVCLLGMNEGVYPRTTLPVGFDLMIKHMQRGDRSRRDDDRYLFLEAILSAQNQLYISYIGKAITDNSERYPSVLVDELRDYLSQSFVLKGDEKRNIDESAQRLSEHLTIAHARMPFSAANYRQNPDHYQIKSYADEWLPAAQRQGRKMIFDSVLTPWQAKQISLDELKQFYRHPVRMLLQKRLNIYFALYDEELPNAESFDIDALSRYQLNERLLAQLIKDETGVAQMIKLIKAEGKIPYGAFGDLLIAQQSEEMQVLADKVLAEKNSTERLEVNIDLSAGVLQGWLSDIQADGLLRWRASKLSIYDGMSLWLEHLILTLIRADYLGESRLYGRDNSEWRFKPISREQAYTELDKLVTYYIQGMSSPLFLPLKSAWNWLESCYDDTSQTLLKDEAAMLKARQKFNHLWVDGYQITGECDNYYLRLFPVIDDALMDKMAQTAQQLLLPLRQARITS comes from the coding sequence ATGCTGACGGTTTATCACTCCAATCAATTAGAGCTTTTAAAATTATTAGCCGCCGAGCTCATTAAGCGTCAGCCGCTACCCTCTGTTTTTACGCCAGAGATTATGCTGGTGCAAAGTAATGGTATGGCACAATGGCTACAAATTCAGCTAGCTGAAGCGTTGGATGTGACCGCAAATATTGATTTTATCTTCCCAAGTCACTTTATTTGGCAGATGTACAATCTGGTTTTACCGGATGTGCCCGATCAAAACTATTTTGAGAAGGATATCATGAGCTGGAAGCTGATGCAGCTATTACCAGAAGTGATTGATTTACCCGAATTCTCCCTGCTCGCTCAGTATCTCTCCCAAGATAATCATGACCGAAAATATTATCAGTTAGCGATACGTATTGCTGATTTATATGACCAATATTTAGTCTACAGACCAGATTGGATAGTGCAGTGGGAGAGTGGTAAACTGAATGATGAATCCGATCAGAATGAAATATGGCAGGCTGCGCTTTGGCGTAAGTTGATCATGCAGACCAGACAGTTAGGTCAGCCATTAGCCCATCGCGCGAATATTTATCAGCGTTTTATCGAAACCTTAGCGCAAGATACCCTGCCAGAAAGTATCTTGCGTCAATTACCTAAGCGGTTATTTATTTTTGGTATCACTTCGCTGCCGCCAGTCTACTTAGCTTCGCTGTATGCTTTGGGTCAGCATATTGATGTTCATCTGATGTTTACTAATCCCTGTCGTTGGTACTGGGGAGATATTCCTGATGAGCGTTGGCTTAATAAATTATTACAAACACAGTGGCAGCATTATCAAAGCAAATTGAAACGCGGCCTGTTTAAGCAGCATGAGGCTCAATTTGACTTTTTTATGCCAACCACCCAGTCAAATCCGCTACTCGCCTCCTGGGGAAAGTTGGGACGCGATAATCTCTTTTTATTGCAGGACTATCCCAATAAACAGGATATTGAAGCGTTTGTTGATTTGGGCAATGATACGTTGCTGAGCGCGCTACAACAACACATTCTCGATCTCGATGATAAAGCGATAGTGGGTTATGATGAAAAATCTTATGCCAGTAGCCGGACCAAACAACTGGTGAGCAAAGCGGATTTTTCAATCTCATTTCATGCCTGTCATAGCGAGCTGCGAGAAGTTGAGGTGCTGTATGACTATCTTTTATCGATAGTAGAGCAAGATAAGACGCTGTCTATGCGTGATATTGTGGTGATGGTGGCCGATATTGAACGCTATGCGCCCTATATTAATGCGGTATTTGGTAATGCACCAAAATCGCGTTATTTACCCTTTACCATTTCCGATCGAAAAATTCGTTATATTGATCCGGCTATTCAGGCTTTTTTCACTTTACTGAGTTTGCCACAAAGCCGTTTTACCAGCGATGTGATTTTTGATTTACTGGAAGTGCCCGCTTTGGCGGCAAAATTTCAGATCAATGAAAGTCAATTGAAACAGCTTAGAGGTTGGTGCATTGATGCTGGTATTCGGTGGGGACTTGATGACGAGATGGTCTCAGATCTGGGATTACCAAGCTCAGGTCAACATACCTGGCATTTTGGTTTAACGCGGATGCTACTAGGCTATGCCATGAACAGTCATCTGGGTGACTGGCAGGATATTGTCCCATTTGATAATACCAGTGGATTGGCGGCCGAATTAGTGGGTAAACTGGCTGAGTTTTTATTCTTTTTGGTTAAATGGCGGCGGCTACTCACCGAAAAACAGACGTTAAGTGAGTGGCGGCTGTTTTGCTATCAACTACAAGATGATCTCTTTTTGCGTACTGAAGAGAGTGAACCACTGCTATTGTTGATTGAGCAAGCCTGGCAAACACTGATAGATAAAGGAATTGAAGCTGGTTACGATAAACCGTTGGCGATTACCGTTTTACACGATGCATTGCAAGCCCAGCTCGAACAGACACGTATTGAACAACGTTTTCTGGCTGGAAAGATCAACTTTTGTACCATGCTGCCGATGCGTTCAATTCCCTTTAAGGTTGTCTGTTTGCTTGGTATGAATGAGGGCGTTTATCCGCGAACAACGTTACCGGTTGGTTTTGATCTGATGATCAAACATATGCAGCGCGGTGATCGAAGCCGCCGGGATGATGATCGCTACTTATTCCTGGAGGCGATACTTTCAGCCCAAAATCAACTGTATATCAGTTATATTGGCAAGGCGATTACCGATAATAGCGAGCGTTACCCTTCGGTATTGGTCGATGAGTTAAGAGACTATTTATCACAATCGTTTGTGTTAAAAGGAGATGAGAAGCGCAATATCGATGAGAGTGCGCAGCGCTTATCTGAGCACTTAACCATTGCTCATGCGCGTATGCCTTTTAGTGCGGCTAATTATAGGCAAAATCCCGATCACTATCAGATTAAAAGTTATGCCGATGAGTGGTTACCGGCTGCGCAGCGGCAAGGGCGAAAAATGATTTTTGATTCAGTCCTGACACCCTGGCAGGCCAAACAGATTTCACTCGATGAGCTAAAGCAGTTTTATCGCCATCCCGTGAGGATGTTACTGCAAAAAAGGCTCAATATCTATTTTGCGCTATATGATGAAGAGCTACCCAATGCGGAATCTTTTGATATAGACGCTTTGTCTCGTTATCAGTTGAATGAGCGTTTGCTGGCCCAGTTAATCAAAGACGAGACTGGTGTTGCGCAGATGATTAAACTGATTAAAGCGGAAGGTAAAATACCTTATGGGGCCTTTGGTGACTTACTGATTGCGCAGCAATCTGAGGAGATGCAAGTACTGGCGGATAAAGTACTGGCAGAAAAGAACAGCACCGAGAGGTTGGAAGTAAATATTGATCTCTCAGCCGGCGTGTTACAAGGCTGGCTTAGTGACATACAAGCCGATGGTCTCTTGCGCTGGCGAGCCAGTAAACTCTCTATTTATGATGGTATGTCGCTGTGGCTGGAACATTTAATTTTAACGCTGATACGCGCAGATTATCTGGGCGAGTCTCGCTTATATGGTCGCGATAACAGTGAGTGGCGTTTTAAGCCAATATCTCGAGAGCAAGCTTATACGGAGTTAGATAAGTTAGTGACTTACTATATACAAGGGATGAGCTCGCCGCT